CAGGACGCGGGCGCCGTTGACCAGCAGGTACTGGTAGCCGTCCCAGATCATGCCCAGGGTGCCTGTGCCGTCCCAGGCGAAGGCCTTGACGGCCATGATCTGCGCGTCCGGCGCGACGCCGGTCACGGTGCCGTTGGTGCCGTCGCCGGCCACCGTGCCGGCGGTGTGGGTGCCGTGCCCCGGGCTGATGGAGTCGTCGTTGGGATTGCCGTCGTCGTCGCCCACGTCGTAGCCGTGGATGTCGTCGACGTAGCCGTTGCCGTCGTCGTCGATCTCGTTTCCGTCGATCTCGCCGGTGTTGGTCCACAGGTTGTTGGCGATGTCGGGATGGGTCAGGTAGACGCCCGAGTCGATGTGACCGACCACCACGCCGTTGCCGGTGTAGCCCAGGCCCCAGGCCAGGTGGGCGTCGATCCACTCGATGTTCCAGGCGTTGCCCCTGCTGGTGGCGTCGGCCGCGGCCTCGGTGGCGGGCTTGCTCTCGCTGCAGGTCAGCACGTCGGCCAGCAGGTCGTAGCTCGCGTCGTGATGCATGACGCCCGAGACGGCCTTGTCGGCGGCGACGGCGGCGATGGCCGCCGCGTCGGCGTAGAAGTTGATCGCGTTGGCCAGCCACAGGGTCTTGACCCGTTCCACGCGGCCGGCTGCGGAGATCCGTGCCACCGCATCCGCATGCGTGCGGTCGAAGTGGCCGCGCAGGGCGTCGACCACGGCGGCGCGTCGGGTCTCGAACGGCGCGCCCGCCAGGTCCGCGTCCAGGGCGGTCAGGTCGGCGCGGTCGTCCAGGATCATCAGCACGCGGACGGTCTCGCCGGCCGCCTTGCCGGCCAGGACGGCCTGCAGGTCGGGGGCGATCTCGGCCGCGGCGGCGGGCGCAACTGCCGTCGCCGTCAGCGCCAGCAACAGGAACAGGGGTACAGCGAGCCTACGCAACATGTCGGCGTCTCCTTGGTCGGGGCATGACCGGAACCGGACGGACCGATCCCGGCCCGAGTGCAGGCATCTGGCGGCGGGGGGATGGGTGAACGGTGTCTCCCTCACAGACGCATTTCTTTCGAGATTCACGTACAGGATAACAAATTCGGCGGGGGAATTCAATGGGGACGGGTCTCGATCCGGCGGTAGCGCTCCTTCATCCGACCAGCATCATCCCGCCGCTTTGACAGCTCCCGCCCGCCTGCAGCCAGGGGAACCCGGAGAGATCATCGACGTCGAAGCCGTGCCTGAAGCAGGTGGGGGGATATTATAGGTCCGGTTCCGGACCATAACCGACGACGATGGCTTCGCCCCCGTCGCCGTACCCGAGTCGGGCCGGCCCGGGCCGGCCAGCTCGCCTCGTCGAACGCGATCTCCGCCCAAAGAGCGCCCTGCTCCGTCCCGTCATCCAGGTATTTCCAGACCGGGCCGACGGGCGCGCTCAGCCGAAGGGATCGTCCCGCCCGAAGTCCGGCAGGTAGTGCTCCCGGCTCGCCAGCTCCTGCAGGAAGGCGTTCTCGAGACCGAGCTCCAGCGCGCAGTCGACGATCTCCCGGTATTCCGCCGCGGTCAGGTGCCGGTCGATGCCCGGGTGGTCGCACGCCTTGTGCTGCGGAGAGTACTGCGACATGACGCTGACGAAGACATCCGGCGACAGCTCCGCCAGCAGGCCCAGGCAGCGGCGGCTGTTCTCGAGGTGGCCCGGCAGGACCAGATGGCGCACCAGCAGGCCCCGCGTCGCGACGCCGTCATCGTCCACCCGCAGATGACCCACCTGGTCCAGCATCTCCTCCAACACCCCGGGGACGACCTCCGGGTAATCCTCCGCTCCCGAATACCGCGCGGCGAGCCCGGCGTCCAGGTACTTGAGGTCGGGCAGGTAGACATCGACCAGGCCGCGGAGGTCGCGGAGCATGTCCACCGCGTCGTAGCCGTTGGAGTTGTAGACGACGGGCACCGCGAGTCCCCGGCCCCTGGCGGCGACGACGGCGTCGGCCATCTGCGCCGCCACGTGGGACGGCGAGACGAAGTTGACGTTGTGGGCGCCACGGTCCTGCAGGCGCAGCATCTCGTCGGCGAGCCCGGCGGCGGTCAGGCCGCGGGCGTCGCGCCGCCCGAAATCCTGGCTGATCTGGTGATTCTGGCAGAATACGCAGCGCAGGTTGCAGCCGGCGAAGAAGATGGTGCCCGAACCGCGCGTGCCCGAGATGGGCGGCTCCTCGCCGAAGTGCGGTCCGGCGTGGGCGACCAGGGCGTCACGGCCGATCCCGCAGACCCCGAGCTCGCCGGCGAGCCGGTCGACCCCGCAGGCGCGGGGGCAGCAGATGCAGTTCGACAGCCGGGATGCGAACGTCTCCATGGCGGCGCGGCCCCCGTCCTCAGCGCCTCGCGCGAACGGCCGTGACGACCGGCGCGGCGCCGGGGATTCCGGGCGTCGCGCGCCGGGTGAGATTCATGAGACCTCGTGGGCGTAGGAGATCTCCGCCGTCTTGCCCAGCATCGCCCCCACCGAGCAGAAGGTCCCGGACGAGAGCTTGATCGCACGCGCCAGCTTCTGTTCGGGCACGTCGCCGGTCACGACGTACTTCAGCCGGATCGCGGTGTAGACCCTGGGGTGGTCCTCGGCGCGCTCGGCCCCGATCTCCACGCGCAGGCTCTCGGGCGGGCAG
This window of the bacterium genome carries:
- a CDS encoding radical SAM protein — its product is METFASRLSNCICCPRACGVDRLAGELGVCGIGRDALVAHAGPHFGEEPPISGTRGSGTIFFAGCNLRCVFCQNHQISQDFGRRDARGLTAAGLADEMLRLQDRGAHNVNFVSPSHVAAQMADAVVAARGRGLAVPVVYNSNGYDAVDMLRDLRGLVDVYLPDLKYLDAGLAARYSGAEDYPEVVPGVLEEMLDQVGHLRVDDDGVATRGLLVRHLVLPGHLENSRRCLGLLAELSPDVFVSVMSQYSPQHKACDHPGIDRHLTAAEYREIVDCALELGLENAFLQELASREHYLPDFGRDDPFG
- a CDS encoding OsmC family protein; its protein translation is MTEHVVTWEGKRRFTGRTPDGRTGAFDIPVEKGGDGSAPSPMEAVLHALAACGALDVVAILEKMRCPPESLRVEIGAERAEDHPRVYTAIRLKYVVTGDVPEQKLARAIKLSSGTFCSVGAMLGKTAEISYAHEVS